From a region of the Dictyostelium discoideum AX4 chromosome 2 chromosome, whole genome shotgun sequence genome:
- a CDS encoding hssA/2C/7E family protein, with amino-acid sequence MSILKSITKIGSIKNNSKNEIASSSLQSVNYGGEKAQFNVLGSLLGSLVGVASGVLVGGIEGGVKGLILGGELIGTLSLF; translated from the exons atgtcaATTTTAA AATCAATCACTAAAATcggttcaattaaaaataactcAAAGAATGAAATTGCCTCAAGTTCATTACAAAGTGTTAATTATGGTGGCGAAAAAGCACAATTCAATGTTTTAGGAAGTTTGTTAGGTAGTTTAGTTGGTGTTGCTAGTGGTGTTTTAGTTGGAGGAATTGAAGGTGGTGTTAAGGGTTTAATTTTAGGTGGAGAATTAATTGGaactttatcattattttaa
- a CDS encoding acyl-CoA oxidase, with product MYKNRIEIIKKHLDVNSQTTNNKNEVLEKELFNSIDANINVGELKLLIDSVEASKYKDAAREFIRNHPKFKENFIGLDMATYRQLVLEQCVAVANSGLIHLTDIKNNLHRYAGVVEMFSLYNNNVCTKLGVHYTLFGGTIMFLGTSRHEKYIEDANTLKTMGCFAMTEIGHGSNVRGIETTAHYDKQTKEFIIHSPTPTSEKFWIGGSYLHATYTTVFANLIIDGTNYGVHALVVPLRCPKSGAIMKGITIKDCGHKLGLNGIDNGQIRFDQVRIPRENLLNKYSDVSEDGVYKSQFNTPIKNFAATMAPFIVGRMAITKGCSGAAKTSLSIAIEFSHIRKQFGPSANNELPLITLSSQQRRLMAPLARTILFDLYIQRLTNELCQEKLPASIHAHCSGIKAVYSWFCVAALQTCREACGGQGYRSANRIAEFKNDCDIVCTYEGDNTVLMQQLAKYLLGVKQKQTNTTTNRIYLDGEDAKSLLFNFSNINQLFETREEIRLAELKQIISNSKEPAYFAFNNAIPWAVKLGFAHMTKIVFQNSINTLKLKNVKPLAHLIMLDALVSIEEDLGWFVSNHLISPNVAQSIPFLIQDLCFEVTKVSKQIIASFDIPENCKPSSKDLISDLF from the exons atgtataaaaatagaattgaaatt attaaaaaacatttagATGTTAATAGtcaaacaacaaataataaaaatgaagtattagaaaaagaattatttaattcaattgatgcAAATATAAATGTTggagaattaaaattattaattgattcagtTGAAGCAAGTAAATATAAGGATGCAGCAAGAGAATTCATTAGAAATCATCCAAAATTCAAAGAGAATTTCATTGGATTGGATATGGCTACCTATAGACAATTAGTACTTGAACAATGTGTTGCTGTTGCAAATAGTGGATTAATTCATTTGACTGATATTAAGAATAACCTTCACAGATATGCTGGTGTTGTAGAAATGTTTTCATTGTATAATAACAATGTTTGTACCAAATTGGGTGTTCATTATACATTATTTGGAGGTACAATCATGTTTTTAGGTACCTCAAGACATGAGAAATATATTGAAGATGCTAATACCCTCAAGACAATGGGTTGCTTTGCAATGACAGAGATTGGTCATGGTTCAAATGTTCGTGGTATTGAAACTACTGCACATTACGATAAACAAACTAAAGAGTTTATCATTCattcaccaacaccaacaagtGAAAAGTTTTGGATTGGTGGTTCTTATCTTCATGCTACCTACACTACTGTTTTCGCAAACTTAATCATTGATGGTACAAATTATGGTGTTCATGCATTGGTTGTACCACTTCGTTGTCCAAAGAGTGGTGCAATCATGAAAGGTATCACCATTAAAGATTGTGGTCATAAGTTAGGTTTGAATGGTATTGATAATGGTCAAATTCGTTTCGATCAAGTTCGTATCCCAAGAGAGAACcttttaaacaaatatagTGATGTTAGCGAAGACGGTGTTTACAAGAGTCAATTCAATACACCAATAAAGAATTTCGCTGCAACAATGGCACCATTCATTGTTGGTAGAATGGCAATCACTAAAGGTTGTTCAGGTGCTGCCAAAACCTCCCTCTCTATTGCTATTGAATTCTCACATATTAGAAAACAGTTTGGTCCATCTGCAAATAATGAGCTTCCATTGATTACTCTCAGTTCACAACAACGTCGTCTTATGGCACCATTGGCAAGAACCATCTTGTTTGATCTTTACATTCAACGTTTAACCAATGAATTATGTCAAGAGAAATTACCAGCTTCAATCCATGCCCATTGCTCAGGTATCAAAGCAGTTTACAGTTGGTTCTGTGTTGCAGCACTCCAAACTTGTCGTGAAGCTTGTGGTGGTCAAGGTTACCGTTCAGCAAATCGTATAgctgaatttaaaaatgattgtgATATCGTTTGTACATATGAAGGTGATAATACTGTTCTCATGCAACAATTGGCCAAGTATTTATTAGGtgtaaaacaaaaacaaacaaataccACTACCAATCGTATCTATTTAGATGGTGAAGATGCCAAATCgttattattcaatttttcaaatattaatcaattatttgaaactaGAGAAGAGATTCGTTTGGCcgaattaaaacaaatcatTAGCAACTCTAAAGAACCTGCTTATTTCGCTTTTAACAATGCAATTCCATGGGCTGTCAAATTAGGTTTTGCTCACATGACTAAAATCGTTTTCCAAAACTCTATCAATACATTAAAACTTAAAAACGTTAAACCATTAGCTCATTTAATTATGTTGGACGCTCTTGTCTCCATTGAAGAAGATTTAGGTTGGTTCGTTTCAAATCACTTAATCTCACCAAATGTTGCTCAATCAATCCCATTCTTAATTCAAGATCTTTGTTTTGAAGTTACCAAAGTTTCAAAACAAATCATTGCTTCATTTGATATTCCTGAAAATTGTAAACCATCgtcaaaagatttaatttctgatcttttttaa
- the ddcB gene encoding group IV decarboxylase — MTLDPYSGSVDCRDWKKSAIKKAIEDGIFKEHDYVMLYNLDEFRALAKEACDNLKGLQTMAVKCNPVMSLMKEAIKAGLGAEVASFGELRIAEIAGFEPSKIIFDSPIKTKKELEYALNLGVVINIDNFEELETIESIVSKFSKEKYESLSLGIRVNPQVGAGKLTDLSTGVPTSKFGIGIEHKDKIIDAYVRNKFLKGVHIHVGSQGFEISNISESAVKVMNLVKEINARDDTKSQITFFNMGGGLSVNFESEETSPTFTQYANHMKQLLPELFNGEFLLITEFGRSYWAKCGVVVSTVEYTKSSGDREIAICHAGANMYIRTVYQFPLWRIRVTIFDSNGEYKTGNEKITDIAGPCCFAADVLVKERLLPPIKKDDFIMAHDSGAYMLSSYSHYNLRLAPPIFSFNTTNNTIELIKKGETIEDKINFFS; from the exons atgacatTAGACCCATATTCAGGATCAGTCGATTGCCGTGACTGGAAGAAATCAGCAATTAAAAAAGCTATTGAAGATGGTATATTTAAAGAACATGACTATGTAATGCTTTATAATCTTGACGAATTCAGAGCACTTGCCAAAGAAGCCTGCGACAACTTAAAAGGATTACAAACTATGGCAGTTAAATGTAATCCAGTTATGAGCTTAATGAAAGAAGCAATTAAAGCTGGTCTTGGTGCTGAAGTTGCTTCATTTGGTGAATTAAGAATTGCAGAAATAGCTGGTTTTGAACCATCT aaaattatatttgattcaccaattaaaacaaaaaaagaattagaatATGCATTAAATTTAGGTGTTgtaattaatattgataattttgaagaaTTAGAAACTATAGAATCAATtgtttcaaaattttcaaaggAAAAATATGAAAGTCTTTCGTTGGGTATTAGAGTGAATCCACAAGTTGGAGCAGGTAAATTAACTGATCTTAGTACAGGTGTACCAACATCTAAatttggtattggtattgaaCATAAAGATAAGATCATCGATGCCTATGTACGtaacaaatttttaaagGGAGTTCATATTCATGTTGGATCACAaggttttgaaatttcaaatatatcAGAATCTGCAGTTAAAGTTATGAATTTAGTGAAAGAGATTAATGCACGTGATGATACAAAATCTCAAATTACATTCTTTAATATGGGTGGTGGTTTATCAGTAAACTTTGAATCAGAAGAGACTTCACCAACTTTCACTCAATATGCCAATCACATGAAACAATTATTACCAGAATTATTCAATGGtgaatttttattgattACCGAATTTGGTCGTTCCTATTGGGCAAAATGTGGTGTCGTAGTTTCAACAGTTGAATATACAAAATCAAGTGGTGATCGTGAAATCGCAATTTGTCATGCCGGTGCAAATATGTACATTAGAACCGTTTATCAATTCCCATTGTGGAGAATTAGAGTAACCATTTTCGATTCAAATGGTGAATATAAAActggaaatgaaaaaatcaCAGATATCGCTGGTCCTTGTTGTTTTGCCGCTGATGTTTTAGTAAAAGAAAgattattaccaccaattaaaaaagatgattTCATTATGGCACATGATAGTGGTGCTTATATGCTTTCAAGTTATTCTCATTATAATTTAAGATTAGCTCCACCaattttctcttttaataccacaaataatacaattgaattaattaaaaaaggtgaaactattgaagataaaattaatttcttttcttaa
- the DG1040 gene encoding hypothetical protein produces the protein MSTKPSEIDLKKSSEVNNDSINNDNNNNSINNNDNNNNGNNKEETSEYTDPNNIFNKFNKLSSDKSFYKTWTLQVGSNNNNEQTDSNTISNLSFVIATQIKNLISNLTKKSYKSNSSELSQIINQYGSQAEIYIFRCLVDSIDFKNTNTPITTSPTTTSATSTTTSTPTTPSTTASSTAASSSSSNQLKIQLFKDEFSRLTKQPHFISVLCKAFDGYEVLNNEFLVHFSSTLKLTPSHEIMLGLALSQSLDKEVREQADKFLLNTLIQLSQSNTKSLPENLLHQLLYKFKIQETNQLQQQNNQQQQNNQQQQQQQQQQQQQQQQQQQQQQQNSQQQQNQQHYSEVIKYLQSISPPNSLALSPLVDNDQSSGSGGGGITNSKRLQQDNPSYVNSIISKVSQQNVPYQIISSIGYSSCSSASTLKDILFQFQKLTESDIAQIIVSMAELTSNTNNNNNNNNENNDENEKTKIPYLTFNDLNDKETSNTSPTSSSPKQQSENESSSTTTTTNSNNNNNNNTTNIPDEWNISIFVDVIKELYPTIDWDIVIREMDCPIVNNMDQRGLAFILAVYKKATQVDQQQSKPFPIDFILDRVWVNSLSQIQFLKIAIQSDFFPFQNSTKKRIDQSSLSKSTPPTIAHWNSISLIETLLQLSDIDSEHYSKVKPLFDSPIKNCLDLLILGVSSITLKKNKLQNELLTTLFQTLLSQHNYQSIVSQLWKDHPLTVIQIMADITQKDPKELSRLLDVAQELKILRQMLYCKTYPFIVNLAALASQREYLFLERWVQERMKEDDHQSFIKECISFLNDRVLKKGKSGEENSNTAASASPTTATTGSGSFPPQSIQISNNVLSTLCKTLMAAPDQIPTDLFNDLKNISAALQTAESETTERRFPAEVEDETNSYFIKLYSGEISVDQIISVLKEYKVSKNQKDQDIFKCLLFNLFDEYKFLSDYPDKELKITGLLFGSLIKNQLISSQPLRVALKYVLEAMRFPLNSNMFIFGVNSLISFANRLVEWPQYWAQICSIDHFRDNYGDIILSVNKIIESSDPIKNGMEFQQQQQPQQQQQQQQPQQQPQQQKSANSPPATTILSSQQIQDAENFTYDSNTSSGNVGGGGNDISADQYHQLTPQQQQQLLQQQQMLQQQQLLQHKMAQQLQLQQQIQLQQQHHQHQQLQQQQQQQHHQQHHHHQQQQQHHQQHQQQQQQQQQQQPNGKDDDKRKKDQEDAFSTTIPIGTLLNASKEMIQPDDITKDKIYFIINNISQNNLDVKAKDLKDILKPEYYDYFAQYLVVKRVSIEANFHALYLAFIDRLCIPTISERVLFHSHQNVHTLLKSEKIRVDHSERSLLKNLGGWLGLNTLARNKPLLQKVISPKDLLIYAAENGLLIAIVPFVAKLLEHCQQSKVFRPPNPWVMAILRLMVEIYQLKESKNNIKFEVELLCNNLSVDINTVKPTTILADRRQQREIEQQEENMRKDNKQSSIDLLSNLPRYLVYTPSIGAYAQSPIFKKAVPLAFDKAVREIIAPVVERSVAIAVITSKELVSKDFATEADEQKMKRASHLMVQNLAGSLALVTCKDPLRVSIIAYLRTLLQNNNGLPPCEIPLEHAISLVCNENLDFACSIVETAATEKAIISIDEVLASSYNDRLKHREQMGSQPFFDMGYLTTTIYNTLPESLRPKPGGIQPDQFRVYEDFTNLPHHINISNVGGAGETDNLTASPTNDIVSGAIKSTGVMSQQLVQQQMQQQVSQQILQQQQQQQIQMQLLQQQAQQAALQAAQQQHQQQQQQQQQVQQQQQQVQQQQQQQQQNLPNSDLLEKFGLLLNEVDKVVIRVLAQTQNIELELLYTISQQILTLVRMSQSQSELLAGFAQRLCNRLCEQEKKPIYEIYFELLEVLRDWDQKVITTITSFLLFSTPDKKLNRVLVAGLIIHQLININEYDLALSKMMIDSRSAPPIDFAISLLRFCLVENNYANLSEFPSTFDLLQKISSRSPSEMLAKTLEEIKNSPKEEKKRRISRIRQEDMIVDPPGLREAVIALLQDWLLFSSTNTDQKILIQYLGQVLQISFMKNELYFIKFFRLGLEYALERYAANVEIQSPQYLEIDSWCRFVVMMVKHADPTKLNMLTKVLSVLIKILTKDYENNPSRFNQRPYLRIFENLLVDLTSPDPILEHVSNHILFCFVNALATLQPQKYPGFCFAWLDLLSHKSFMPKLLIRQQKQWFHALLVQHFKFLEPFLRGGDLSEPVRVLYKGTLKVLLLLLHDFPEFLCEYHFSLCDVIPNTCIQLRNLILSAFPRNMRLPDPFTPNLKIDMLPDINQPPKISSNFTASLKGLKIEIDNYFKNRGPYSFLLDLKNKHLLLTDKEEILAAGTKYNVPLINSLVLYIGTLAIPQIQRKSGVAPTPSQSAPMDIFHRLALDLDSEGRYIFFNAIANQLRYPNNHTHYLSCVILFLFSESGQDIIKEQITRVLLERLISNKPHPWGLLITFIELIKNLRYNFWSHGFTKVAPEIAQLFDSVAKSCLNRESSNLSQ, from the exons ATGTCAACTAAACCTagtgaaattgatttaaaaaaatcatcagAAGTTAATAACGATAGTATTAAtaacgataataataataatagtattaataataatgataataataataatggtaataataaagagGAAACATCAGAATATACTgatccaaataatatttttaataaatttaataaactttcatcagataaatcattttataaaaCGTGGACACTTCAAGTTGGaagtaacaataataatgaacaaaCAGACAGTAATACAATTAGCAATCTTAGTTTTGTGATTGCAactcaaattaaaaatttaatttcaaatttaactaaaaaatcttataaatcaaattcttcAGAATTATCGCAA atAATTAATCAATATGGTAGTCAAGctgaaatttatatttttagatgTTTAGTAGATAGTATTGATTTTAAGAATACAAATACACCAATTACAACATCACCAACTACTACATCggcaacttcaacaacaacttcaacaccaacaacaccatcaacaacagcatCATCAACAGcagcatcatcatcatcatcaaatcaattaaagattcaattatttaaagatgaaTTCTCAAGATTAACTAAACAACCACATTTCATCAGTGTACTTTGTAAGGCATTTGATGGTTATGAGGTTTTAAACAATGAATTCTTGGTACACTTTTCATCAACTTTAAAGTTAACGCCATCTCATGAAATTATGTTAGGTTTAGCACTCTCTCAATCATTAGATAAAGAAGTACGTGAACAAGCcgataaatttttattaaatactttaattcaattatcacAATCAAATACAAAATCATTACCTGAAAACTTATTAcatcaattattatataaatttaaaattcaagaaacaaatcaattacaacaacaaaataatcaacaacaacaaaataatcaacaacaacaacaacaacaacaacaacaacaacaacaacaacaacaacaacaacaacaacaacaacaaaacagtcaacaacaacaaaatcaacaacattaTTCAGAAGTAATTAAATATCTTCAATCAATTTCACCACCAAATTCATTAGCATTATCACCATTAGTAGATAACGATCaaagtagtggtagtggggGTGGTGGAATTACCAACTCCAAAAGATTACAACAAGATAATCCATCCTATGTAAATTCAATCATCTCTAAAGTCTCTCAACAAAATGTACCCTATCAAATTATATCAAGCATTGGATATTCTAGTTGTTCATCCGCTTCTactttaaaagatattttattccaatttcaaaaattaacagAATCTGATATAGCTCAAATTATAGTTTCAATGGCAGAATTAACAagtaatactaataataataataataataataatgaaaataatgatgaaaatgaaaaaactaaaattccttatttaacatttaatgatttaaatgataaagaaaCTTCAAATACATCACCAACATCTTCTTCACCAAAACAACAATCTGAAaatgaatcatcatcaacaacaacaacaaccaatagtaataataataataataataatacaacaaatATACCAGATGAATGgaatatttcaatttttgtaGATGTTATCAAAGAATTATATCCAACAATTGATTGGGATATAGTTATTAGAGAAATGGATTGCCCAATCGTTAATAATATGGATCAACGTGGTTTGGCATTCATTTTAGCTGTATATAAAAAAGCAACTCAAGTTGATCAACAACAATCCAAACCATTcccaattgattttattctCGATAGGGTTTGGGTAAATTCATTAagtcaaattcaatttttaaagattgcAATTCAATCTGATTTCTTCCCATTCCAAAATTCTACAAAGAAAAGAATCGATCAATCTAGTCTCAGTAaatcaacaccaccaactaTTGCTCATTGGAATTCAATCTCTTTAATTGAAACTTTACTTCAATTATCTGATATTGATTCTGAACATTATTCAAAAGTTAAACCATTATTTGATTctccaattaaaaattgtcttgatcttttaattttaggtGTTTCTTCaatt acacttaaaaaaaataaattacaaaatgaattattaacaaCATTATTTCAAACTTTATTATCACAACATAATTATCAATCAATTGTTTCACAATTATGGAAAGATCATCCATTAACagttattcaaataatggcTGATATAACTCAAAAAGATCCAAAAGAATTATCAAGACTTTTAGATGTAGCCCAAGAATTAAAG aTTCTTAGACAAATGTTATATTGTAAAACATATCCATTTATTGTGAATTTAGCAGCTTTAGCATCACAGAgagaatatttatttttagaacgATGGGTTCAAGAAAGAATGAAAGAAGATGATCATCAAAGTTTCATTAAAGAAtgtatttcttttttgaatGATCGTGTATTAAAGAAAGGAAAAAGTGGTGAAGAAAACTCCAATACAGCAGCATCAGCATcaccaacaacagcaacaacaggaTCAGGATCATTCCCACctcaatcaattcaaatttcaaataatgtaTTATCAACACTTTGCAAAACATTAATGGCGGCTCCTGATCAAATTCCTacagatttatttaatgatttaaagaatattaGTGCAGCACTTCAAACAGCAGAATCTGAAACCACAGAAAGAAGATTCCCTGCAGAAGTTGAAGATGAAACAAATTCttactttattaaattatattctgGTGAAATTTCTGTTGATCAAATTATTTCTGtattaaaagaatataaagtttcaaaaaatcaaaa ggaTCAAGATATATTcaaatgtttattatttaatttatttgatgaatATAAATTCCTTAGTGATTATCCAGATaaagaattgaaaattacaggtttattatttggatcattgataaagaatcaattgatttccTCACAACCATTAAGAGTTGCATTAAAATATGTATTGGAGGCAATGAGATTCCCATTGAATAGTaatatgtttatttttggtGTAAATTCATTAATCTCATTTGCAAATAGATTGGTTGAATGGCCACAATATTGGGCTCAAATTTGTTCAATAGATCATTTTAGAGATAATTATGGCGATATAATTTTATCagttaataaaatcattgaatCAAGCGATCCAATAAAAAATGGTATGgaatttcaacaacaacaacaaccacaacaacaacaacaacaacaacaaccacaacaacaacctcaacaacaaaaatctGCAAATTCTCCACCTGCTACTACAATCCTATCATCTCAACAAATCCAAGATGCAGAGAATTTCACCTATGATTCAAATACTTCAAGTGGtaatgttggtggtggtggtaatgataTTTCAGCCgatcaatatcatcaattaactccacaacaacaacaacaattattacaacaacaacaaatgttacaacaacaacaattactaCAACATAAAATGgctcaacaattacaattacaacaacaaatacaattacaacaacaacatcatcaacatcaacaattacaacagcaacaacaacaacaacatcatcaacaacatcatcaccatcaacaacaacaacaacatcatcaacaacatcaacaacaacaacaacaacaacaacaacaacaaccaaatggtaaagatgatgataaaagaaaaaaagatcaagaaGATGCATTTAGTACAACCATACCAATTGGTACACTTTTAAATGCATCGAAAGAAATGATTCAACCAGATGATATTACCAAAGATAAGatttactttattattaataatatttcacaaaataatttagatgTTAAAGCAAAAGATCTTAAAGATATTTTGAAACCAGAATACTATGATTACTTTGCTCAATATCTTGTTGTAAAGAGAGTTTCAATTGAAGCAAATTTCCATGCACTTTATCTTGCATTTATTGACCGTCTTTGTATTCCAACGATTTCAGAGCGTGTACTTTTCCATTCTCATCAAAATGTTCATACCCTTTTAAAATCAGAAAAGATTCGTGTTGATCATAGTGAACGTTCACTCCTAAAGAATTTGGGTGGTTGGTTAGGTTTAAATACTTTGGCTCGTAATAAACCATTGTTACAAAAGGTCATTTCACCAAAggatcttttaatttatgcAGCAGAGAATGGTTTATTAATTGCAATCGTTCCATTTGTTGCAAAACTATTGGAACATTGTCAACAATCAAAAGTATTCAGACCACCAAATCCTTGGGTGATGGCAATATTACGTTTAATGGttgaaatttatcaattgaaagaatccaaaaataatatcaaattcGAAGTGGAATTActttgtaataatttatccGTTGATATTAATACTGTTAAACCAACAACCATTCTAGCCGATCGTCGTCAACAACGTGAAATtgaacaacaagaagaaaaCATGAGAAAAGATAATAAACAATCATCAATCGATTTACTTTCAAATCTTCCACGTTATCTTGTTTACACTCCTTCCATTGGTGCCTATGCTCAATCACCAATCTTTAAGAAAGCTGTACCTTTGGCATTCGATAAGGCAGTTCGTGAAATCATCGCTCCAGTAGTTGAAAGATCAGTTGCCATCGCTGTAATTACCTCTAAAGAATTGGTTAGTAAAGATTTTGCCACCGAAGCTGATGAACAAAAAATGAAGAGAGCCTCTCATTTAATGGTTCAAAATCTTGCTGGTAGTCTTGCTTTGGTCACTTGTAAAGATCCACTTCGTGTTTCAATCATTGCTTACCTTAGAACTCttcttcaaaataataatggtctTCCACCTTGTGAGATACCATTAGAGCATGCAATTAGTTTGGTttgtaatgaaaatttagattttGCTTGTTCCATCGTTGAAACCGCTGCCACTGAAAAAGCAATCATTTCCATCGATGAAGTATTGGCTAGTAGTTACAATGATCGTCTTAAACATAGAGAACAAATGGGTTCACAACCATTCTTTGATATGGGTTATCTCACCACTACAATCTATAATACTCTCCCAGAATCATTACGTCCAAAACCAGGTGGTATTCAACCAGATCAATTTCGTGTCTATGAAGATTTCACTAATCTTCCACATcatataaatatttcaaatgttGGTGGTGCTGGTGAAACTGATAATTTAACTGCTTCTCCAACTAATGATATTGTTAGTGGTGCTATTAAATCAACTGGTGTTATGTCACAACAATTggttcaacaacaaatgcaaCAACAAGTTTCTCAACAaattttacaacaacaacaacagcaacaaattcaaatgcaattattacaacaacaagctcaaCAAGCTGCTCTTCAAGCTGCTCAACAAcagcatcaacaacaacaacaacaacaacagcaagttcaacaacaacaacaacaagttcaacaacaacaacaacaacaacaacaaaatttaccaaattcaGATCTTTTAGAgaaatttggattattattaaatgaagtTGATAAAGTTGTAATTAGAGTTTTAGCTCAAACtcaaaatattgaattagaACTTTTATATACAATTAGTCAACAAATTCTTACATTAGTTCGTATGTCACAAAGTCAATCAGAATTATTAGCAGGTTTTGCACAAAGATTATGTAATAGATTATGTGAACAAGAAAAGAAACCAATttatgaaatttattttgaacTTTTAGAAGTTTTACGTGATTGGGATCAAAAGgttattaccaccattacaTCATTCCTTTTATTTAGTACACCTGATAAGAAATTAAATCGTGTATTGGTAGCAGGTTTAATCattcatcaattgattaATATAAACGAATATGATTTGGCACTCTCAAAGATGATGATAGATTCACGTTCGGCTCCACCCATTGATTTTGCAATTAGTCTATTAAGATTCTGTCTTGTTGAAAATAACTATGCAAATCTTTCAGAGTTTCCATCAACTTTTGATCTCCTTCAAAAGATTAGTAGTCGTTCACCATCGGAAATGTTGGCCAAAACTcttgaagaaattaaaaactcaccaaaagaagaaaagaaacGTCGTATCTCTCGTATTCGTCAAGAGGATATGATTGTTGATCCACCAGGTCTTAGAGAGGCTGTCATTGCTCTTCTTCAAGATTGGTTACTTTTCTCATCAACCAATACCGATCAAAAGATACTCATTCAATATCTTGGTCAAGTATTACAAATTAGTTTTATGAAGAATGAACTttactttattaaattctttagaTTGGGTTTAGAGTATGCATTGGAACGTTATGCTGCAAATGTTGAAATTCAATCACCACAATACCTTGAGATTGACTCTTGGTGTAGATTCGTTGTAATGATGGTCAAACATGCCGATCCAACCAAACTCAATATGTTAACCAAAGTCTTAAGTGTCCTAATTAAAATCCTCACCAAAGACTATGAAAATAATCCATCACGTTTCAATCAACGTCCTTACCTtagaatatttgaaaatctttTGGTCGATTTAACCTCACCAGATCCAATACTTGAACATGTCTCAAATCATATTCTCTTTTGTTTTGTCAATGCTTTGGCAACACTTCAACCACAAAAGTATCCAGGTTTCTGTTTTGCATGGTTAGATCTTCTCTCTCACAAATCCTTTATGccaaaacttttaattagacaacaaaaacaatggTTCCATGCTCTATTGGTTCAACACTTTAAATTCTTGGAACCTTTCCTTCGTGGTGGTGACTTAAGTGAACCTGTACGTGTTCTCTACAAGGGTACTTTGAAGGTCCTCCTTTTACTCCTTCATGACTTCCCAGAGTTCCTCTGTGAATATCATTTCAGTTTATGTGATGTCATTCCAAATACTTGTATTCAACTTCGTAATCTCATCTTATCCGCCTTTCCAAGAAATATGAGATTACCAGATCCTTTCACTCCAAACTTAAAGATTGATATGTTACCAGATATTAATCAACCACCAAAAATCTCTTCAAACTTTACCGCAAGTCTTAAaggtttaaaaattgaaattgataattacTTCAAGAATAGAGGTCCATATTCTTTCTTGTTggatttaaagaataaacaTTTACTACTCACCGATAAAGAGGAAATCTTGGCTGCTGGCACCAAATACAATGTACCACTCATTAATTCACTCGTTTTATACATTGGAACATTGGCAATTCCACAAATTCAACGTAAATCTGGTGTTGCTCCAACACCATCACAAAGTGCTCCAATGGATATTTTCCATCGTTTGGCTTTGGATCTCGATAGTGAAGGTCGttatatctttttcaatGCAATCGCCAATCA